From Hermetia illucens chromosome 6, iHerIll2.2.curated.20191125, whole genome shotgun sequence, one genomic window encodes:
- the LOC119660422 gene encoding protein HGH1 homolog — MEELRELLQFLDLNQRLDLKAVALSHVLSLTGSAEGRKLILEFPELMQAVVKLTTDKTHTIAKDATLALINLTGDESGAVTLHEACQSCPETSGIIPWSLEQIVDEKSKLADPWCMVLSNLSRAESLSTKVLDEIDKDEKLILLLANAFSRIGYNKEAKLHYIASIFCNLTQSSRGRKLLCESKHNLLQKLLPFISYQDNIIRRGGIIGVLKNICFDPVYHDILLKDHDGILCSLLTPLAGPEEFTEEENDKLPVELQYLGEDKLREEDPDLRKMLLESLLQLCATKKYREFLRSKGTYEILREYHKWEAKVGGDREALLACENVVDILIRKEDEIGVDNIRDVDIPSHLGEKFIEDDKNFIEDK; from the exons ATGGAAGAGTTAAGGGAATTGCTCCAGTTTCTGGACTTGAATCAAAGGTTGGATTTGAAGGCAGTAGCACTGAGCCATGTCTTAA GTCTCACAGGCTCTGCTGAGGGAAGGAAGCTCATTTTGGAGTTTCCTGAATTAATGCAGGCGGTTGTGAAATTGACAACGGACAAGACCCATACAATCGCGAAGGATGCCACCCTAGCTCTGATTAATCTAACTGGCGACGAGTCTGGGGCAGTCACTTTGCACGAGGCTTGTCAATCCTGTCCAGAG ACCTCTGGAATAATCCCTTGGTCGCTGGAGCAAATTGTTGACGAGAAGTCCAAGCTGGCGGATCCGTGGTGTATGGTGTTAAGCAATTTAAGCCGAGCAGAGAGTTTGTCCACGAAAGTCCTAGACGAGATCGACAAGgatgaaaaattgattttgttgCTTGCAAACGCGTTTTCCAGGATAGGATATAATAAGGAAGCGAAGTTGCATTATATTG CTTCGATCTTTTGCAACTTGACCCAATCCAGCCGTGGTCGCAAACTGCTTTGCGAATCCAAACATAATCTGCTGCAGAAGCTGCTTCCCTTCATCTCGTACCAAGATAACATCATCAGGCGGGGAGGCATCATTGGCGTCCTGAAGAACATCTGCTTCGACCCAGTCTATCACGACATTTTATTGAAAGACCACGATGGCATCCTGTGCAGTTTGCTGACCCCTCTGGCTGGTCCGGAAGAGTTCACTGAAGAGGAGAACGATAAGCTGCCAGTTGAATTACAG TATCTGGGCGAGGACAAACTACGTGAAGAAGATCCTGATTTACGGAAAATGCTCTTAGAATCCTTGTTACAATTATGTGCAACGAAAAAATATCGTGAATTCTTACGATCGAAGGGGACATACGAAATCTTACGTGAATACCACAAATGGGAGGCCAAGGTCGGCGGTGATCGGGAGGCTCTTTTAGCatgtgaaaatgttgtagataTATTGATAAG GAAGGAGGATGAAATTGGTGTTGACAATATCAGGGATGTTGACATTCCATCACATTTGGGTGAAAAGTTTATTGAAGATGACAAAAACTTTattgaagataaataa
- the LOC119660423 gene encoding uncharacterized protein LOC119660423 yields the protein MQLKKLEEKIVKQNQAIMDVLASHSLLLNKIYKNETMPTEVSTVFPIKTVEELEKLNNGISEEDIPFYVATVKMKIKAGGLIKNFSKLISEDICLKYNYNGTQGKLPFCQYLKINGIFEGAVGDENYTSLIKQRTGRRGVKLKTQIPVYEE from the exons ATGCAGTTAAAAAAATTAGAAG AAAAAATCGTAAAACAAAATCAGGCAATTATGGACGTCTTGGCATCACATTCACTAttgctaaataaaatctataaaaatgaaacgatGCCCACCGAAGTGTCAACTGTTTTCCCGATAAAAACGGTGGAAGAATTAGAGAAACTGAATAACGGTATATCTGAGGAGgatattcctttttat GTTGCAACTGTTAAAATGAAGATAAAAGCTGGcggtttaattaaaaatttcagcAAACTGATTTCCGAAGACATTTGTCTGAAGTACAATTATAATGGAACACAAGGCAAATTGCCATTTTGCCAGTATTTAAAAATTAACGGCATTTTTGAAG GGGCAGTTGGTGATGAAAATTATACTTCACTGATCAAACAACGGACGGGGCGGAGAGGGGTGAAATTGAAAACACAGATACCAGTTTACGAGGAATAG